The window CTTCGGCAAAGCGCAGGCCGATCAGGAAATAGGCGGCCATGCTGACCAGCAACAGCCCCTCGTAGGGATAGGTCTGGTCGACCGAGTGGGCGATGGCGACTACCGCGGCGGCACCGACGCCGATGCTGAGGATGCAGGCCAGGCTCAGCGGCACCAGCAATTGGCTATGGCGGCGCTGCAGGATCAGCGCGCCGCAGGCCACCAGCAGTACCAGCACGCCGGCGCGCACGGCGAGCATCTGCCAGTGCACCGGACCGCTGATGAGGAGAAAGTCGATAACCGCCAGCGCCAGCCAGATCAGTAGGCCGATGGTCAGTGCGGTGCGCTTGAGATCGAAGCTGTCTTCCCGCAGATAGTGGCGGTATTGGGTTTCGAGGTCGGGCGCAAAGCGCAAGCGGCGAAAACCCTGGGAGAGCTGCTCGGCGTAGGCATTGGAGTGGACGTCGTCCAGCCAGCTTTGTTGTGACACGTTCACCTCTTCTCGTGGAGGTCTAAGTGCCACCATAGCCGTTCGAGATGAGCGTCACAAGTTTGTCGTTTTAACACGCCACGAAACTGACGGAGCGGGGTGTATTGAGGTGCATTGAATGCAGGAGCGGCCTCCGTCCGCGATCACCACGATAGCGGTGCAATGGCTGACCGCCGGCCTTGCGGCCGGATCGAGGACAGAGTCCGCTCCTACGAGATACATCTGTACTCGGGGCGGCCCTCACCCTAACCCTCTCCCTAGGGGAGAGGGGACCGTTCGGAGCAGGATCAAACCGAGGTGTCAGCCGGCACGGACAGCTCCCTCTCCTGGGGGAGAGGGCTGGGGTGAGGGGGAGCGCAGGCACGGATTATCCAGAAGAAGACAGTTGCTCCTACGAAAACGGAATCAGCACCAGGCGGCTCGCGCGATCAGACTTCCAGCTCGGCCTGCAGGGCGGCGCGCACGCAGTGCAGCACGCCCAGCGGCACGCGGCCTTCGAACAGCTCGGCGATGGTGCTCACCGGCGGCAGTTCGCCGTCTTCGTCGAGGAAGGCATCCTGCACTTCACCGAGCAATTCTTCGGGCAGGTCCAGCGCCTGCTCCAGGGTCAGCTGCTGGCGGCCAATCGCCTCGGCCAGCAGGCTGTAGACGTTCTTCTCGCTGCAATCGAGCTGGCGGGCGATCTGCGCGGGGGTCATGCCGGCGCGGGCCAGGGTCACCAGTTCGTGGCGCAGGTCGGTGACCGGCGCCGGCGTGTCCGGTGCCTTGTCGGACTCGGTGAGCACATCGAGGAAGGCCTGGCCGTAGCGCTCCAGCTTGCGCGCGCCGACGCCGCTGACCTGGGCCATCGCGGTGAGCGTGGTGGGCTGGCTGCGCAGCATTTCCAGCAGGGTGGCGTCGGGGAAGATGACGTAGGGCGGCACCGAGTGTTCTTCGGCCAGCTTGCGCCGCAGGGTGCGCAGGGCTTCCCACATCTCGCGTTCTTCCTGGCGCACCAGTTGGCTGGCCGGGCTGGCGCCGCCGGAGGACGACGACTTGCTGCGCTGCGGCTTGGGATCGCGGCGCAGCGCCAGCGTCTCTTCGCCGCGCAGCAGCGGACGGCAGGCTTCGGTCAGGCGCAGGCCGTTGAAACCGTCGACGTCCACATCGGCAAAACCACGGGCGACCAACTGGCGGAACAGCGTGCGCCACTCATCCTCGCCACGGGACTTACCAATGCCGAACACCGCCAGGTGCTGGTGACCGACGCTGCGTACCTTCTCGGTGTCCTTGCCCAGCAGCACGTCCACCAGATGGCCGACGCCGTAGCGCTGGCCGCTGCGGTAGATGGCCGACAGGGCCTGGCGCGCGGGTTCGGTGGCGTCCCAGGTTTCCACACCATCGACGCAGATGTCGCAGTGGCCGCAGGGGTTGGGCATCACCTCGTCGAAGTAGGCCAGCAGCGCTTGGCGGCGGCAGCGGGTTTCCTCGCACAACGCCAGCATGGCTTCGAGCTTGTGCCGCTCGACGCGCTTGTGGCGCTCGTCGCCCTCGGAGTTCTGCATCATTTGCCGCAGCAGCAACACATCCTGCAGGCCGTAGGCCATCCAGGCGTCAGCGGGCAGGCCGTCACGGCCGGCGCGGCCGGTTTCCTGGTAGTAGGCCTCCAGGCTTTTCGGCAGGTCCAGGTGCGCGACGAAGCGCACGTTGGGCTTGTCGATGCCCATGCCGAAGGCGATAGTGGCGACCATGATCAGCCCTTCCTCGTTGAGGAAGCGCTTCTGGTGATAGGCGCGTAGGTCGTTGGACAGACCCGCGTGGTAAGGCAGCGCCGGGAAGCCCTGGTTGGAGAGGAACTCGGCGACCTCCTCGACCTTCTTGCGCGACATGCAGTAGACGATGCCGGCATCGCCCCGCCGCTCGGCGAGGAAACCCAGCAACTGCTTGCGCGGCTGCTCCTTGGGCACGATGCGGTAGAAGATGTTCGGCCGGTCGAAGCTGGAGAGGAACTGCTCGGCGTTCTGCAGGTGCAGGCGCTGGATCATCTCCTCGCGGGTGCGCATGTCCGCCGTTGCGGTCAGGGCAATGCGCGGCACGTCCGGGAACAGCTCGGCGAGCTGGCCCAGTTGCAGGTATTCGGGACGGAAGTCATGGCCCCACTGCGACACGCAGTGCGCCTCGTCGATGGCGAACAGGCCGATCTGCAGGCGCTGCAGGAACGCCAGCATGCGCGGCTGCACCAGGCGCTCCGGCGCCAGGTAGAGCAGCTTGATCTCGCCGCGCAGCAGGCGGTCGGCGATCTCGCGCTGGGCGTCGGGGCTGAGCGAGGAGTTCAGCGCCGCCACCGGCACGCCCAGCTCGTCCAGCGTGGCGACCTGGTCTTCCATCAGCGCGATCAGCGGCGACACCACCACCGTCAGGCCGTCGCGCAGCAGCGCCGGGACCTGGAAGCACAACGACTTGCCGCCGCCGGTGGGCATCAGCACCAGGGCATCGCCGCCGCTGGCCACGCGCTCGATGATCCGCGCCTGATTGCCACGGAAGGCGTCGTAACCGAAAACGTCTTTGAGGATGCGCTGGGCCTGGTCGAGCATGGGGGACTCCGAATGAAGCCGGGCATTATACGCAAGCCATCCGTCCACGACCGGCACCTTGTCCGGGAAACTGCGGAAAAATCCGTCACATGCGTCCGAAGCCCGCGTCAGTGCGGGCCGCGCGGGCATTTCGCTTTTGCCGCGAGGCCCCGGAACGACTACAATCTGGGGCCGATCACCTCCGAGGTAGTACCCGATGTCCTTCGCCGACCAATTGTCCCGCCTGCAAGCCTTTCTCGATGCCGATGACCTGCACGAGGAAGCCTTGGACTACGTGGCGGCACACGGCTACCTGACCGCCCTGGCGATCTGCCCGGAGGAGGTGCCGGACCGCGAGTGGATCGACGCCCTGTTCGCCGAGCCGCCGCACTACCGCAGCGACGAGGAGCGCGCCGAGATCGAGGGCACCCTGGTCCAGCTCAAGGCGCATATCACCCGCCTGCTGGCCAGCGACGAGGAACTGGAACTGCCGTGCGAGCCCTACCTGGGCGACGAGCCGGACGATTCCGACATCCGCGGCTGGTGCATCGGCTTCATGGAAGGCGTATTCCTGCGTGAAGCGGTGTGGTTCGAGCAGGCCGAGGAAGAAGTCAGCGAGCTGCTGCTGCCGATCATGGTCGGTTCCGGCCTGTTCGACGAACAGCCTGAGTTCGACGAAATCGCCCGCGACCGCCAACTGGTCGACGACATGGTCGCGCAGATCCCGGAACTGCTGACCAACCTGTTCCTGCTGTGCCAGGCCCCGGAAGAGAAGCCGGCCCTGCTGAAACCCCGCACCCATTGATCCGACGCCAGAGCCGCGCCCTGCGGCTCCGGATGCGATCGCGCACACCGATGTCACGGCAAATCCGCCAGAGCCGCCACGCCTGGGTTCGCTACTGCCTGCTGGGCGTGGGCTGGCTCAGCGTGGCGCTGGGCGTGATCGGCATCTTCCTGCCGGTCCTGCCCACCACACCCTTCCTCCTGCTCGCCGCCGCCTGCTTCATGCGCAGCTCCCAGCGCTTCTACGACTGGCTGGTGAACCACCCGAAGCTCGGCCCCTGGATCCGCGACTACCTCGACGGAGAAGGCATCCCGCTCAAGGGCAAGGTCTACGCCATCGGCCTGATGTGGAGCAGCATCGCCCTCTCCTGCTATCTGGTACAGCGCCCCTGGGCCTGGGGCTTCATGCTGACCAGCGCGACGCTGGTGACGATCTACCTGATCCGAGTCAAGACGCGGCGGCTCGACTAGGCCGGCGCTGCCCCTGCTCACTGGCAATACGCCAGCGCAACTTTCCACGGACCGCCTAGACTCCACTCATCCCACATGGAGCGCTGGCGATGCAGCCAACCGGAGGAGCCCTTAGGCTGTTCGCCAGCCCGCTGCGTCTGCGGGCTGGCGGGCTGCTGTTCGCCCTCCTGGCCCTGACCGCCGGCGCCGCCTGGAATTTCGACACCATCCTGCAGAACGCCCAGCAGCGCTACGGCGACCTGGGCACCGCCAAGACCCGCCTGCAGTCCTGGGGCCGGCTGATCGACGACAGCCAGAATCTCGACGAAGCCGCCAAGCTCAAGGCCGTGAATGCCTTCTTCAATGGCGCCCTGGTGTTCACCGACGATCGCACCGTCTGGCACCAGGAGGACTACTGGGCGACGCCCGTGGAATCGCTCTACAAGGGCGCCGGCGACTGCGAGGACTACTCCATCGCCAAGTACGTCACCCTGCGCCGTCTCGGGGTCGACAGCGACAAGCTGCGCATCACCTACGTCAAGGCACTGGTGCAGAACCAGGCGCACATGGTGCTCACCTATTACCCCACCCCCACTGCCGACCCGCTGGTGCTGGACAACCTGATCCCGCAGATCAGGCCCGCCTCCCAGCGCAAGGACCTCCTGCCCGTCTACGCCTTCAACGCCGAAGGGCTGTGGTTGCCCGGCCCCGGCGGCGGCAAGCGCACCGGCGACAGCAAGAAGCTGT of the Pseudomonas sp. PSE14 genome contains:
- the lapG gene encoding cysteine protease LapG, yielding MQPTGGALRLFASPLRLRAGGLLFALLALTAGAAWNFDTILQNAQQRYGDLGTAKTRLQSWGRLIDDSQNLDEAAKLKAVNAFFNGALVFTDDRTVWHQEDYWATPVESLYKGAGDCEDYSIAKYVTLRRLGVDSDKLRITYVKALVQNQAHMVLTYYPTPTADPLVLDNLIPQIRPASQRKDLLPVYAFNAEGLWLPGPGGGKRTGDSKKLSRWQDLLTKMRAEGLDLDETR
- a CDS encoding YecA family protein; its protein translation is MSFADQLSRLQAFLDADDLHEEALDYVAAHGYLTALAICPEEVPDREWIDALFAEPPHYRSDEERAEIEGTLVQLKAHITRLLASDEELELPCEPYLGDEPDDSDIRGWCIGFMEGVFLREAVWFEQAEEEVSELLLPIMVGSGLFDEQPEFDEIARDRQLVDDMVAQIPELLTNLFLLCQAPEEKPALLKPRTH
- the recQ gene encoding DNA helicase RecQ, encoding MLDQAQRILKDVFGYDAFRGNQARIIERVASGGDALVLMPTGGGKSLCFQVPALLRDGLTVVVSPLIALMEDQVATLDELGVPVAALNSSLSPDAQREIADRLLRGEIKLLYLAPERLVQPRMLAFLQRLQIGLFAIDEAHCVSQWGHDFRPEYLQLGQLAELFPDVPRIALTATADMRTREEMIQRLHLQNAEQFLSSFDRPNIFYRIVPKEQPRKQLLGFLAERRGDAGIVYCMSRKKVEEVAEFLSNQGFPALPYHAGLSNDLRAYHQKRFLNEEGLIMVATIAFGMGIDKPNVRFVAHLDLPKSLEAYYQETGRAGRDGLPADAWMAYGLQDVLLLRQMMQNSEGDERHKRVERHKLEAMLALCEETRCRRQALLAYFDEVMPNPCGHCDICVDGVETWDATEPARQALSAIYRSGQRYGVGHLVDVLLGKDTEKVRSVGHQHLAVFGIGKSRGEDEWRTLFRQLVARGFADVDVDGFNGLRLTEACRPLLRGEETLALRRDPKPQRSKSSSSGGASPASQLVRQEEREMWEALRTLRRKLAEEHSVPPYVIFPDATLLEMLRSQPTTLTAMAQVSGVGARKLERYGQAFLDVLTESDKAPDTPAPVTDLRHELVTLARAGMTPAQIARQLDCSEKNVYSLLAEAIGRQQLTLEQALDLPEELLGEVQDAFLDEDGELPPVSTIAELFEGRVPLGVLHCVRAALQAELEV
- a CDS encoding YbaN family protein → MSRQIRQSRHAWVRYCLLGVGWLSVALGVIGIFLPVLPTTPFLLLAAACFMRSSQRFYDWLVNHPKLGPWIRDYLDGEGIPLKGKVYAIGLMWSSIALSCYLVQRPWAWGFMLTSATLVTIYLIRVKTRRLD